Proteins encoded by one window of Chondromyces crocatus:
- a CDS encoding polyprenyl synthetase family protein, protein MTPRPDATELDLRALRTAVERTLARFLEDKARGPLGPHIAKLIPVLHHFLDGGGKRVRPLYCCLGWHTLDDAPPTDDVLRAAAGIELFHTFALIQDDVMDRADTRHGRPTAHRLLAAQGPRSRAPWFGESVAILLGDLCEAWSAELLGGLGHPIARRPVDLMRSETIVGQYLDLCASGRDPGSVNSAFTVIHYKTTKYTVERPLQIGAALAGAEPALMDTYAAYAQPLGEAFQVYNDLEDVLPDSTKPDTGGSDLREGKHTVVLALALRSANVAQAELLDHLVGDPHLDAIELAQVRALIAATGAVDQAKRLVLERRRQALRVLEAAPFRPAAKRALDRLTAIAMPRAARWEAELDLG, encoded by the coding sequence ATGACGCCCCGACCCGACGCGACCGAGCTGGATCTCCGCGCCCTGCGCACCGCCGTCGAGCGCACCCTCGCCCGCTTCCTGGAAGACAAGGCCCGAGGCCCCCTCGGCCCCCACATCGCCAAGCTGATCCCCGTGCTGCATCACTTCCTCGACGGCGGCGGCAAGCGCGTGCGCCCCCTCTACTGTTGCCTGGGCTGGCACACCCTCGACGACGCGCCCCCCACCGACGACGTCCTCCGCGCCGCCGCGGGCATCGAGCTCTTCCACACCTTCGCCCTCATCCAGGACGACGTGATGGACCGCGCCGACACCCGCCACGGCCGCCCCACCGCCCATCGCCTCCTCGCCGCCCAGGGCCCTCGCAGCCGCGCGCCCTGGTTCGGCGAGAGCGTCGCCATCCTCCTCGGTGACCTGTGCGAAGCCTGGTCCGCCGAGCTGCTCGGCGGCCTCGGCCACCCCATCGCCCGCAGGCCCGTGGACCTCATGCGCAGCGAGACCATCGTCGGCCAGTACCTCGACCTCTGCGCCTCCGGCCGCGACCCTGGCAGCGTGAACAGCGCCTTCACCGTGATCCACTACAAGACCACGAAGTACACCGTGGAGCGCCCCCTGCAGATCGGCGCCGCCCTGGCCGGCGCGGAGCCTGCCTTGATGGACACCTACGCCGCCTACGCCCAGCCCCTCGGCGAAGCCTTCCAGGTCTACAACGACCTCGAGGACGTGCTCCCCGACAGCACCAAGCCCGACACCGGCGGCAGCGATCTGCGCGAAGGCAAGCACACCGTCGTCCTCGCCTTGGCCCTCCGCAGCGCCAACGTCGCCCAGGCCGAGCTGCTCGACCACCTCGTCGGAGACCCCCACCTCGACGCCATCGAACTCGCCCAGGTCCGCGCCTTGATCGCCGCCACCGGCGCCGTCGACCAGGCCAAGCGCCTCGTGCTGGAGCGCCGTCGGCAGGCCCTGCGCGTCCTGGAAGCCGCCCCCTTCCGCCCTGCCGCCAAGCGCGCCCTCGACCGCCTCACCGCCATCGCCATGCCCCGCGCTGCCCGCTGGGAGGCCGAGCTGGACCTGGGCTGA
- a CDS encoding tetratricopeptide repeat protein encodes MEVLTTCKVPAEYSYTGITPKNDLVVIHNADELYANIPVYAAKFEGQLKKAGSLEIAMTIIGRYESNRPKISADELQGECADTTHVITALTVGAFRFSAGASAAVGAGAGVSVGGLGLGGKSASNNETLNTDGDSKACAKATADDKAPPYGCGALLRVELVPLGEARQKAPTCPSGTKWDGSQCLATVTTASAACVGGTILEAGKGCVPPVSGQNFRSALPVEAKSVFTGLCLDAAACAEACDRGQPSACSSAGPMYEWGVGVFQDVNRAVDLYSKACRGGEWGACARLGELSFYGLSGVPKDAGLAVTFFRLACDRGDPSGCVGLGTASTLGTGIDRDSAAAAQYFERACNTKTTLGCVGLGMLYMYGDGVPKDAARAESLFKQACDAGFRPACQLQKETAP; translated from the coding sequence ATGGAAGTCCTCACCACGTGCAAGGTGCCGGCGGAATATTCGTATACCGGTATCACCCCTAAGAACGACCTCGTGGTCATTCACAATGCCGACGAACTCTACGCGAACATCCCAGTCTACGCTGCCAAGTTTGAAGGCCAGCTCAAAAAGGCTGGCTCGCTCGAAATTGCCATGACTATCATCGGTCGCTACGAATCAAACCGACCGAAGATCAGCGCAGACGAACTCCAGGGCGAGTGCGCTGACACCACTCACGTCATCACCGCCCTCACTGTGGGCGCGTTCCGGTTCTCTGCGGGCGCCAGTGCTGCGGTGGGGGCCGGCGCGGGCGTGAGTGTGGGCGGCCTAGGCTTGGGTGGCAAGAGCGCATCGAACAACGAGACCCTGAACACCGACGGCGATAGCAAGGCATGCGCGAAGGCTACCGCCGACGATAAGGCTCCGCCGTACGGCTGTGGCGCCCTGCTTCGGGTGGAACTTGTCCCCCTCGGCGAGGCGCGTCAGAAGGCGCCCACCTGCCCAAGCGGTACAAAGTGGGACGGCTCTCAGTGCCTTGCGACTGTGACCACGGCAAGCGCTGCCTGCGTGGGCGGAACCATTCTTGAGGCCGGCAAGGGCTGCGTCCCTCCGGTCTCTGGCCAGAACTTCCGCTCGGCCTTGCCTGTGGAGGCCAAGTCTGTATTCACCGGCCTGTGCCTTGACGCCGCGGCCTGCGCCGAAGCGTGCGACAGAGGCCAGCCGTCCGCCTGTTCCTCTGCCGGCCCTATGTACGAATGGGGCGTGGGGGTTTTCCAGGATGTGAACCGCGCAGTGGACCTCTACTCTAAGGCGTGCAGAGGAGGGGAGTGGGGGGCGTGCGCGCGACTCGGCGAACTCTCCTTCTATGGTCTAAGTGGTGTGCCTAAGGACGCCGGGTTGGCGGTGACGTTTTTTCGGCTTGCGTGTGATCGGGGGGATCCCTCGGGCTGCGTGGGCCTAGGAACGGCATCCACGCTCGGTACGGGCATCGACCGGGACTCTGCGGCGGCGGCCCAGTACTTCGAGAGGGCATGCAACACGAAGACGACGCTCGGCTGCGTCGGTCTCGGCATGCTCTATATGTACGGGGACGGTGTACCTAAGGATGCCGCGCGAGCGGAATCACTTTTCAAGCAGGCTTGTGATGCGGGTTTTCGTCCCGCCTGTCAGCTTCAGAAGGAGACGGCGCCCTAA
- a CDS encoding polyprenyl synthetase family protein, producing MPLSKPAAAPLDLRGIRQAVEATLHRFLDHKAHGPHGPHLTPLLQVLRHFLEGGGKRVRPLYCCLGWHTVTDAAPSDEVLRAAAGLELFHTFALLHDDVIDASPTRHGRPTAHRMFATQSRTLRALWFGDSAAILLGDLCEAWSAELLGSLGHPAARKPVDLMRSEMTIGQYLDLCAAGGVIGSLDDALTVIHYKTTKYTVERPLQIGAALASASPAVMEACSAYARPLGEAFQLYDDLEDVLPTSAHAASSGNDLREGKHTVVLALAYRHASPAQAAQLDDLVGDAYLDGERLARARALIDATGATEIVRRMVMERRRQALHAVERAPFRPAAKQALIQLTELALPGVSAWEATASGN from the coding sequence ATGCCTCTCTCGAAGCCCGCCGCAGCCCCGCTGGATCTCCGAGGGATCCGACAGGCCGTCGAGGCCACCCTCCACCGGTTCCTGGACCACAAGGCCCACGGCCCGCACGGCCCGCACCTCACCCCCTTGCTCCAGGTGCTCCGCCACTTCCTGGAGGGCGGCGGCAAGCGCGTACGGCCCCTCTACTGCTGTCTCGGATGGCACACCGTCACCGACGCGGCCCCCAGCGACGAGGTCCTCCGCGCCGCCGCCGGCCTCGAACTCTTCCACACCTTCGCCCTGCTCCACGACGACGTGATCGACGCCTCCCCCACCCGCCACGGCCGACCCACCGCGCACCGCATGTTCGCCACGCAGAGCCGGACCCTCCGCGCCTTGTGGTTCGGCGACAGCGCCGCCATCCTCCTCGGCGACCTGTGCGAAGCCTGGTCCGCCGAGCTGCTCGGAAGCCTAGGCCACCCTGCCGCGCGCAAACCCGTGGACCTCATGCGCAGCGAGATGACCATCGGCCAGTACCTCGACCTGTGCGCCGCGGGCGGCGTGATCGGCTCCCTCGACGACGCCCTGACCGTGATCCACTACAAGACCACGAAGTACACCGTGGAGCGCCCCTTGCAGATCGGCGCCGCCCTGGCCTCTGCTTCCCCCGCCGTGATGGAGGCCTGCTCTGCCTACGCGCGTCCCCTCGGCGAAGCCTTCCAGCTCTACGACGACCTGGAAGACGTGCTCCCGACCAGCGCGCACGCTGCCTCCTCCGGCAACGACCTGCGCGAGGGCAAGCACACCGTCGTCCTCGCCCTGGCCTACCGCCACGCCTCGCCCGCCCAGGCCGCACAGCTCGACGATCTCGTGGGCGACGCTTACCTCGACGGCGAGCGCCTCGCCCGGGCGCGCGCCTTGATCGACGCGACCGGCGCCACCGAGATCGTCCGGCGCATGGTGATGGAACGCCGGCGACAGGCCCTCCACGCCGTGGAGAGGGCCCCCTTCCGCCCCGCCGCCAAGCAAGCGCTCATCCAGCTGACCGAGCTCGCGCTGCCTGGCGTCTCGGCGTGGGAAGCCACCGCTTCCGGCAACTGA
- a CDS encoding oxygenase MpaB family protein — MHPSKPKRQPLTPEVRAELAADTARLEACFEHARAHACGDVEGLFGPGSMMWRVFRESISFSAGIEALLLQIALPAVGAGVAQNSNFRSDVIGRARRTFASLAAWVFGDLPTALTMSFKIHKLHARVRGTIPADISPRLAGTPYRANDPPLLFWVHATIIDGSARAYERFVEPLSRVELERYHREANLLAIVMGVPPDQVPPTWADFQAYMQCMLHGDALDVGPTTREIAHTLFNNSLTRGPLDEALTIGLLPEHLRAAFDLPWGPTWQRASDALFASLRVGRQVLPDLLRYLPGYHQARLRVALAEGKPLPWDSRLINRIDHVVDLPLSLKPLPIPDIVEESTSAADVRERISSSNA; from the coding sequence ATGCACCCCAGCAAGCCCAAGCGACAACCCCTCACCCCCGAGGTGCGCGCCGAGCTGGCCGCCGACACTGCGCGCCTCGAAGCCTGCTTCGAGCATGCTCGCGCTCACGCCTGCGGCGACGTCGAAGGCCTCTTCGGCCCGGGCTCCATGATGTGGCGCGTCTTCCGCGAGAGCATCAGCTTCAGCGCCGGCATCGAGGCCCTGCTCCTTCAGATCGCCCTCCCGGCCGTTGGCGCCGGCGTCGCCCAGAACAGCAACTTCCGCAGCGACGTCATCGGCCGCGCCCGCCGCACCTTCGCCTCCCTCGCCGCCTGGGTCTTCGGCGATCTCCCGACCGCCCTCACCATGAGCTTCAAGATCCACAAGCTCCACGCCCGCGTCCGCGGCACCATCCCTGCCGACATCAGCCCTCGCCTCGCGGGCACCCCGTACCGCGCCAACGACCCCCCGCTCCTCTTCTGGGTCCACGCCACCATCATCGACGGCTCCGCGCGGGCCTACGAACGCTTCGTCGAGCCCCTCTCCCGCGTCGAGCTGGAGCGCTACCACCGCGAAGCCAACCTCCTCGCCATCGTCATGGGCGTCCCCCCCGACCAGGTCCCGCCCACCTGGGCCGACTTCCAGGCCTACATGCAGTGCATGCTCCACGGCGACGCCCTCGACGTCGGCCCCACCACCCGCGAGATCGCCCACACCCTCTTCAACAACTCCCTCACCCGCGGCCCCCTCGACGAAGCCCTCACCATCGGCCTCCTCCCCGAGCACCTCCGCGCCGCCTTCGACCTCCCCTGGGGCCCCACCTGGCAGCGCGCCAGCGACGCCCTCTTCGCCTCCTTGCGCGTCGGCCGCCAGGTCCTCCCCGACCTCCTCCGCTACCTCCCCGGCTACCACCAGGCGCGCCTGCGCGTCGCGCTCGCCGAGGGCAAACCCTTGCCCTGGGACTCCCGCCTCATCAACCGCATCGATCACGTCGTCGACCTGCCCCTCAGCCTGAAACCGCTCCCCATCCCCGACATCGTGGAAGAGAGCACCTCCGCCGCCGACGTGCGTGAGCGCATTTCGTCGTCCAATGCCTGA
- the tnpC gene encoding IS66 family transposase yields MSEKSAARESMGTEKLRELREQLLQRDDAIASLRELIRSLEGTEQALKTTLANQIAENEQLKRRLFGTKSERTNTSEFQLLLEGLFRENTALQKKLEQELTPGGATGGDDDGAKRGRDKEEKKARPKPKGRRNLAASQLPRITVDIDDPELAKKGRLIGYEPVFELLRIPGSFRVLEKRIARYEIALAGTDTVLSAELPPRLFPRALCHTSVFAWLAIEKFMLGVPCYRLEQLLQTEEASLDRGTMCRYLEDLGGTLGATVVHAMFEDARANCHVLSTDATGAAIQPEPGSDGRRQACKKGHFFTIVADCDHVLYHDTDSHSSASVQSLFRGFSGLLQSDASSVYDILDRGPPGRFEETTEGTLKLVGCWAHCRRYFFDAAVTKHQGAVEGLRRIRELYALDASWSKLPPSERKRRRATHLAPLLDDFFTWVSVARASEAGRSLAAKALGYAHNQEHELRRVLTDGRLPLDNSRSERALRTIVVGRKNWLFYGSDTHAESAAAIFTLVASCRLHRLDPLAFLNDILRLLPYWPKERYIELAPKNWAATRARLDADQLAAPVGVIRIPPGA; encoded by the coding sequence ATGAGCGAGAAGAGCGCGGCGCGTGAGAGCATGGGTACAGAGAAGCTGCGGGAGCTGCGGGAGCAGCTCCTTCAGCGCGATGACGCGATCGCCTCGCTGCGCGAGCTGATTCGGTCCCTCGAGGGGACAGAGCAGGCGCTCAAGACGACGCTTGCGAATCAGATCGCGGAGAATGAGCAGCTCAAGCGTCGTCTGTTCGGCACGAAGTCGGAGCGCACCAACACGTCGGAGTTTCAGCTGCTGCTCGAGGGGCTGTTCCGCGAGAATACCGCGCTGCAGAAGAAGCTCGAGCAGGAGCTGACGCCTGGGGGCGCGACGGGCGGCGATGACGACGGCGCGAAGAGGGGCCGCGACAAGGAAGAGAAGAAGGCACGCCCGAAGCCGAAGGGGCGACGCAACTTGGCGGCCTCGCAGCTGCCGCGCATCACCGTGGACATCGACGACCCCGAGCTCGCGAAGAAGGGGCGGCTGATCGGCTACGAGCCCGTCTTCGAGCTGCTCCGCATTCCAGGCAGCTTCCGCGTGCTCGAGAAGCGCATCGCGCGCTACGAGATTGCGCTCGCCGGGACCGACACCGTGCTCAGCGCGGAGCTGCCGCCGCGGCTGTTCCCGCGCGCGCTCTGCCACACCTCGGTGTTCGCGTGGCTCGCCATCGAGAAATTCATGCTGGGCGTGCCGTGCTACCGCCTCGAGCAGCTCCTCCAGACCGAGGAAGCCTCGCTCGATCGCGGGACGATGTGCCGCTACCTCGAGGACCTCGGCGGGACGCTCGGGGCCACGGTCGTGCACGCGATGTTCGAGGACGCGCGGGCCAACTGCCACGTGCTGTCCACAGACGCGACCGGAGCCGCCATCCAGCCCGAGCCCGGCTCCGACGGCCGCAGGCAAGCCTGCAAGAAAGGGCACTTCTTCACCATCGTCGCCGATTGCGACCACGTCCTCTACCACGACACCGACTCGCATTCCTCGGCGTCGGTCCAGAGCCTCTTCCGCGGCTTCTCCGGGCTGCTCCAGAGCGACGCGAGCAGCGTTTACGACATCCTCGACCGAGGCCCACCCGGGCGATTCGAGGAGACCACCGAAGGCACGCTCAAGCTCGTCGGCTGCTGGGCCCATTGCCGCCGCTACTTCTTCGACGCCGCGGTCACCAAGCACCAGGGCGCCGTGGAGGGGCTGCGGCGCATCCGGGAGCTCTATGCGCTCGACGCTTCCTGGTCGAAGCTGCCTCCAAGCGAGCGTAAGCGCCGCAGGGCCACCCACCTGGCCCCGCTGCTCGATGACTTCTTCACGTGGGTGAGCGTCGCCCGCGCAAGCGAAGCAGGCCGCTCCCTCGCCGCGAAGGCGCTCGGCTACGCGCACAACCAGGAGCACGAGCTGCGTCGCGTCCTGACCGATGGCCGCTTGCCCCTCGACAACTCCCGCAGCGAGCGCGCCCTGAGGACCATCGTCGTCGGCCGCAAGAACTGGCTCTTCTACGGCAGCGATACCCACGCCGAGAGCGCGGCGGCGATCTTCACGCTCGTCGCCTCGTGTCGCCTGCACCGTCTCGACCCGCTCGCATTCCTCAACGACATCCTGCGCCTGCTGCCCTACTGGCCCAAGGAGCGCTACATCGAGCTGGCGCCAAAGAACTGGGCCGCTACCAGGGCACGGCTCGACGCCGACCAGCTCGCAGCGCCTGTCGGCGTCATCCGCATCCCCCCCGGCGCTTGA
- a CDS encoding IS701 family transposase, with protein sequence MITHPSKASNDTRGCPDATLLHVQTALTTVWDGAWSQLLERVGVHFSRSDVRTHTGAYLKGLLSPVDRKNGWQLAEVVGDQIPYALQHLLGRARWDADAVRDDLRGYVVDHLGDPSGMLVIDETGFLKKGTHSAGVQRQYSGMAGRIENSQVGVFLAYATPHGHTFINRALYLPASWLDDRGRCERAGIPADATFATKPQLALQMLKRALDAGVTAAWVVGDEVYGQDSKVRRWLEERRQPYVLAVSSQHRIWRDFRRLKLSELVDQIPAKEWHRLSAGNGSKEPRWYDWAYACCEGPEPKSWQCGILFRRSVTDPSDVTYYVVGAIAPILLRALACAAGSRWTIEESFESAKGDVGLDHYEVRSWTGWYRHVTLALWAHALPDGPASRCRRRSAEKKKVRFTRSRRSAAPVDGPRGPTSALVAPLERAS encoded by the coding sequence GGCGCTTGGTCACAGCTGCTCGAGCGCGTGGGCGTACATTTCTCGCGTTCTGATGTGCGGACGCACACTGGTGCTTACCTCAAAGGCTTGCTCAGCCCGGTGGACAGAAAGAATGGCTGGCAGCTCGCGGAGGTCGTCGGCGACCAGATACCCTATGCATTGCAGCACCTGCTGGGTCGAGCGCGTTGGGATGCGGATGCGGTCCGAGACGATCTACGTGGCTATGTCGTCGATCATCTCGGCGATCCAAGCGGTATGCTTGTGATCGACGAGACGGGATTCCTCAAGAAGGGCACGCACTCGGCGGGCGTACAACGCCAGTACAGCGGTATGGCGGGGCGTATCGAAAACTCCCAGGTTGGTGTCTTCCTCGCTTACGCCACACCGCACGGTCATACCTTCATCAATCGCGCTCTGTATCTACCTGCGTCGTGGCTCGACGACCGCGGTCGATGCGAGCGCGCCGGGATCCCTGCGGATGCGACCTTCGCGACCAAGCCGCAACTGGCCTTGCAGATGCTCAAACGAGCGCTGGACGCTGGGGTAACCGCTGCCTGGGTCGTCGGAGACGAGGTCTACGGTCAAGACAGCAAGGTACGACGGTGGCTGGAAGAGCGCCGGCAACCGTACGTGCTTGCAGTGTCCAGTCAGCATCGCATCTGGAGGGACTTTCGACGGCTCAAGCTCAGCGAGCTGGTTGACCAAATTCCTGCCAAGGAATGGCACCGTCTCAGCGCTGGCAATGGTTCCAAGGAACCACGATGGTACGACTGGGCGTACGCTTGTTGTGAAGGGCCGGAGCCCAAGTCTTGGCAATGCGGCATCCTGTTCCGTCGCAGCGTCACGGATCCGTCGGATGTTACTTACTACGTGGTAGGAGCAATCGCCCCAATCCTACTCAGAGCGCTCGCCTGTGCGGCCGGCAGCCGTTGGACCATCGAGGAGAGCTTTGAAAGCGCCAAAGGCGATGTCGGTCTCGATCACTACGAAGTGCGCAGTTGGACCGGATGGTATCGCCACGTCACCTTGGCGCTTTGGGCCCATGCCTTACCTGACGGTCCCGCGAGCCGCTGCAGACGCCGAAGCGCCGAGAAGAAAAAAGTCCGCTTCACACGCTCACGACGCTCCGCTGCTCCCGTTGACGGTCCCCGAGGTCCGACGTCTGCTCTGGTGGCTCCATTGGAACGCGCCTCCTGA
- the tnpB gene encoding IS66 family insertion sequence element accessory protein TnpB (TnpB, as the term is used for proteins encoded by IS66 family insertion elements, is considered an accessory protein, since TnpC, encoded by a neighboring gene, is a DDE family transposase.), with protein sequence MIPHGVEIFVALEPVDMRFGFERLGTLVRERMKREPRSRALFVFFGKRRQSVKVLTWDGTGVVLCYKRLERGLFELPTPTRPGEQSVVVSEAAFEALFAGLSGMPIH encoded by the coding sequence ATGATCCCGCACGGCGTGGAGATCTTCGTCGCGCTCGAGCCGGTGGACATGCGGTTCGGGTTCGAGCGCCTGGGGACGCTGGTACGTGAGCGGATGAAGCGCGAGCCCCGCTCGCGGGCGCTGTTCGTGTTCTTCGGCAAGCGTCGTCAGAGCGTGAAGGTGCTCACGTGGGACGGCACGGGCGTCGTGCTCTGCTACAAGCGGCTCGAGCGAGGTCTGTTCGAGCTGCCGACGCCGACGCGGCCAGGTGAGCAGAGCGTGGTGGTCAGCGAGGCGGCGTTCGAGGCGCTGTTCGCGGGCCTGTCGGGTATGCCGATTCATTGA
- a CDS encoding IS1380 family transposase: MLSPLADPLFVHLCGGVLPCLETVYTDLRRFDDTCNARLEAMVAQHGLAELTRPRVVHLDIDTTVMPLFGDHEGALLGPNPHYRGRPSYHPILARIAETDTCVGAQLRPGNTGFGSAEAPLIAAWIDRTRAHVGPDCLMYVRIDSAGDCTEVMDTIAQHGAFFLTKARMGPALCGVVAVAEGWETFDWDADKRPLRQTAVIDFARDDWRERQLAVRVVAIRVHERECGKQLFLWDDNEFTVQVFLTNDMVSSPEDLAQKYNDRAGIEPLIAEFKSAWGIGKAPSERFEANQASLLLKLLAHSLLRRNVTKQFAHLPELRSWRAPWLQRILLRIPGRLIRSGRSVIVRLPPRPAFMPLLN; the protein is encoded by the coding sequence ATGCTTTCCCCGCTCGCCGACCCGCTGTTCGTCCACCTCTGTGGCGGCGTGCTTCCGTGCCTGGAGACGGTGTACACCGACCTCCGTCGCTTCGATGACACCTGCAACGCTCGACTCGAAGCCATGGTAGCTCAGCACGGCCTCGCCGAGTTGACGCGGCCTCGCGTGGTGCATCTGGACATCGACACCACGGTGATGCCGCTGTTCGGTGACCACGAAGGTGCGTTGCTTGGCCCGAATCCGCATTACCGGGGTCGACCGAGCTATCACCCGATCCTGGCGCGCATCGCCGAGACCGACACCTGTGTCGGAGCGCAACTGCGTCCGGGCAACACCGGCTTTGGCAGCGCAGAAGCGCCGCTGATCGCGGCATGGATCGATAGGACCCGCGCTCACGTAGGGCCGGACTGCTTGATGTACGTGCGCATCGACAGCGCCGGCGACTGCACCGAGGTGATGGACACCATCGCGCAACACGGCGCCTTCTTTCTCACCAAGGCGCGCATGGGTCCTGCGCTCTGCGGCGTGGTGGCAGTCGCCGAGGGCTGGGAGACCTTCGACTGGGATGCCGACAAGCGCCCGTTGCGCCAGACGGCCGTCATTGATTTCGCGCGAGACGACTGGCGCGAGCGACAGCTCGCCGTGCGCGTCGTGGCGATCCGTGTTCATGAGCGGGAGTGTGGCAAGCAGCTCTTTCTCTGGGATGACAACGAGTTCACCGTGCAAGTCTTCCTGACCAACGACATGGTCAGCTCGCCAGAGGACCTCGCCCAGAAGTACAACGACCGGGCTGGCATCGAGCCGTTGATCGCGGAGTTCAAGTCGGCCTGGGGCATCGGCAAGGCGCCCAGCGAGCGGTTCGAGGCCAACCAGGCGTCGCTGTTGCTCAAGCTGCTCGCGCACAGCCTGCTGCGCCGCAACGTCACTAAGCAGTTCGCGCATCTGCCCGAGCTGCGCTCCTGGCGAGCGCCCTGGTTGCAGCGCATCTTGCTCCGCATTCCTGGTCGGCTCATTCGCTCCGGCCGAAGCGTGATCGTGCGCTTGCCACCTCGGCCCGCGTTCATGCCGCTGCTGAACTGA